The stretch of DNA ATATCAAGGGAGCAGCAAGTTTTGAAAATAATAGTAGCCTACTCATACTTGATTTAGAGCTAACGCCTGAATTAATAGAAGAAGGAATAGCAAGAGACATTGTACGCTTCATACAACAGGCTCGTAAAGATGCCGATTTCTCTATAACTGATAGGATTTTAATTGAGATAATAAGCGAACTTGATTTATCTAAAATAATCAATATTTATGGAGATTTTATCAAAGAACAAACTTTAGGCGAGTTTGCTAAAGATTTCACGCCTGATTATATAAGTGAAATAGAGCTAGAGAAGCATAGAGTACAACTGAAAATTAAAAAAAATTTAACGGATAGTAAATTTATTAATAATTAATATTTTTATTGATAACTTACCTAGGTTAATATATAACGCACGCTATAAATTAATTTAGGTAAATTATCATGTACAACTCCTCCATAGCTCCGGGGAAAGGTTCTTGGATTAAAAACTGTTTAAGAACTAATGAACCGGAAACTACTAAAACAGAAAATGTAATAACTCTAGAATATTTAAAACAATATTTTGATGCGTTTCATCCTAAAGACGGAATAGCATTAAATATTATAGCTAGCTTAGATGATCCGAATTTAAATAAAATAAATCTCATGGAAGGTCTTATATCTCAAGGTGCAAATAAATACAAAGCATTAGAATTTGCACTTAAAAACAATAATAAACAAGCTGAATATTTACTTAATAATCTTACGTTGAACCTAATCCTAACCTAGTACAAGCAATACACAATAAAAGTTTAACTTTAGTAAAGTATTTTGTAGAAAAAAAAGAGTGAATGTAAATTTTAGTCATTATGGTTCTAATATACTAAGCGTTGCTGCCGGTTTGGAAGAACCTTACAAAACAGATATTACATGTTATCTTTTAATAAAAGGAGCAACTTATTTAAATACAACCTTAGAAGAAGCAGAACAAGCTAATCAAAATGTAAACGATCTTCATAAGCAAATCTTTTTTAAAGCAATAAACGAAAATAAGCTTGAAGTAATTAAAAAATTTGTCGAAATATACGGCTTTGATGTTAATGCTGATATTGTTTTAATACACCGTTAAGTACCGCAATTAATTCAAAAAACAGAAAAGAAGTTGTAAAGTATCTTTTATCTAAAAATGCTTCTACAACTGCCGCTATGTCAGCAGCAGCTACAGAAGGTAATCTAAAAGTAATTAAACTATTATTAAATGCAAAAGCAAATATTGACGGCATTGATAATAAATCACCTTTAATGCCTGCATCGGAACAGGAACATATCTCAGTAGTAAAATATTGACTTGAACACGGTGCTAAGTATGATATCCAAGGATGGTGTGGAGGCACAGTAACAACTAATCTATATACTGATGTAAATGTTCAAGTAAAGAAACTGTTAATATTATGGGAGAAAGTTGACAATACTAATCTTGACCCTCCGGAATTATCAAAACATTTTCAAAATATATTAAATGAAATATTACTAACAAGTATCTCATCAAATTATAAGGGATATAAGAATTTATCATTAGAACAAATAAAGCAAAAATTTTCTAAATTCAAAAAACAACTATCTAAAGATTTACAAAATTTCGTAGAAATTAAAGCACTGTTAAAAGATACTCCTTCTAAATCAGGTATATTTCGCACTTTTTCCCTTGAGAGACTTGAGGCACTTGATGAAGAGCAAACTTCTTTAGGCGGTGATACAAAATATATATTCGATTCTGAGTTTAAAGGTTAGTTCAATGTCATTCCTGCGGTAAGCTTGCTTTGTATGAAAAATCGTCATTGCGAGCCGTCGTAGTACTTGCGTGGCAATCCAGAAAAATAATAAAAAAATTCTGATTACAGAGTTTTTTATTGGATTGCTTCGTCAAAACTTATAGTTTTTCCTTGCAATGACGATATCAGAGTATATCCCAAGCAAACTCCAATAATATCTGTCCTCTTACAACATTATCCTTTTCATTAACGTAAATTTTAGCTATTTTCCCATCTCTTTCGGCGAGGAGTAGATTTTCCATTTTCATAGCAGTTAAAACCATAATTTCTTGTCCTGCTATTACTTGCTGTCCTTCTTTTACCTTTATCGCAACAATTTGACCACTTAGAGGTGCTACAAGTTCAGAGCTTTCTTCTACCACTACTTTTGAGACCATCAATGCTTCAAGTTCGGATATGCGAGGGGAGCGAACAAAGGCTTTTACACTAATACCTGCATGCGATAATAAATAACCAGTTCTGATATTCTCTATTTTTACATTTGTCTTTTTACCGTTAATGATAGCCGTAAAAAGTTCATTACCTAAATTCCAGTTACTACGAATATATATTCTATCGCTTTCGTGACGTATATTATAGCCGTTTTCAACAGGTGTAATTAAGACAGGGAATAGTTTATCATCGATAGTTACCACCCACCTTGTACCTATTTTGTTAGCCTGATTGTTAATATTGCCGGAAATTAAAGAAGCACGTCTTTGCTCTGATATATAAATAAAAATAGCCGTTGCTAAAAATACGGTAGTTACTTCTGAAGTTAGACTAGCTCCGGAAAAACCGTCAGGATATTCTTCTTGAATAAAGGCAGTAGAAATATCGCCGCTAACAAAACGCGGATGCAGTATTACCGCTTCTAAGAAACTGATATTATGAGCAATACCGTTAATTATATAAGAACTCAAAGCAGAACGCATTACCTCAATTGCCTGCTCTCTTGTTTCACCGTAAGTACATAATTTCGCAATCATTGAGTCATAAAACATACTTACTTCACCGCCAAGCCCAATCCCCGTATCTATACGGATATTAGGACTCTTTGCAGGTTCGGAATAAGCTATAATTCTACCGCTAGAAGGTAAGAAACCTCGGCTTGGATTTTCGGCACAAATTCGTGATTCAAATGCCCAACCTTTTAATTTTATGTCATCTTGCGTAAATGATAATTTCTCGCCGGCTGCGATTTTTATCATCTCTTCAACGATATCTATACCGGTAATTAGCTCAGTAACAGGATGCTCGACTTGCA from Rickettsia helvetica encodes:
- a CDS encoding ankyrin repeat domain-containing protein — its product is MNSKNRKEVVKYLLSKNASTTAAMSAAATEGNLKVIKLLLNAKANIDGIDNKSPLMPASEQEHISVVKY
- a CDS encoding acetyl/propionyl/methylcrotonyl-CoA carboxylase subunit alpha; this translates as MNKPLFDKILIANRSEIAVRIIRTLKKMGIKSVAVYSEADTNSMYVQYADEAYYIGDSPATESYLSIKNIISAIRESGASAVHPGYGFLSENPNFANILKREGVVLIGPSATTIKKMGDKIEAKKIAIEAGVSTVPGYMGTIKDVKQAIDIAKEIGFPVIVKATAGGGGRGMRVVNNPAEMANAFESAKLEAANSFSDDRLFIEKLIQTPRHIEIQLIADQYGNSVCLGERECSIQRHHQKVIEEAPSSFITEDIRQEMYRQVISLSQKVGYYSAGTVEFIVDSNKNFYFLEMNTRLQVEHPVTELITGIDIVEEMIKIAAGEKLSFTQDDIKLKGWAFESRICAENPSRGFLPSSGRIIAYSEPAKSPNIRIDTGIGLGGEVSMFYDSMIAKLCTYGETREQAIEVMRSALSSYIINGIAHNISFLEAVILHPRFVSGDISTAFIQEEYPDGFSGASLTSEVTTVFLATAIFIYISEQRRASLISGNINNQANKIGTRWVVTIDDKLFPVLITPVENGYNIRHESDRIYIRSNWNLGNELFTAIINGKKTNVKIENIRTGYLLSHAGISVKAFVRSPRISELEALMVSKVVVEESSELVAPLSGQIVAIKVKEGQQVIAGQEIMVLTAMKMENLLLAERDGKIAKIYVNEKDNVVRGQILLEFAWDIL